A window of Candidatus Methylomirabilota bacterium genomic DNA:
GTGGCGGTCCCGACGGCCGCGCCCGAGACCTGCCGGATGCTCCGCGCCGAGGTGGACGACGTCGTCTGCGCCGAAACCCCCGACCCCTTCGTCGCGGTCGGCCTGTGGTACGACGACTTTTCCGAGACGACGGACGACGAAGTCCGCCTCTGGCTCGAGCGGTCGGCGGCGGAGGGGCTCGCCGCATGATCGAGGGACGCGACGTACTGGTGGCCGCGAGTGGCCACGCGCTGCCAGGAAGCCTGCGCATCCCGGACGGGGCTCGGGGCGTCGTGGTGTTTGCGCACGGGAGCGGCAGTAGCCGTCACAGCCCGCGGAACCGGTACGTCGCCAGCGTGCTGGTGGAGACCGGTCTCGCCACGCTCCTGATGGACCTCCTCACTCCGCGCGAAGAGGCGATCGACGCCACGACCGGCCGCCTGCGGTTCGACATCGGCTTGCTGGCCGAGCGACTCATCGGCGCCACCGACTGGCTCGGCGCCGAGCGGGAGACGCGCGACCTGCGCGTCGGCTACTTCGGGGCCAGCACCGGCGCCGCCGCGGCGCTGGTCGCGGCGGCCGAGCGGCCCGACCGCGTCGACGCGGTCGTCTCGCGCGGCGGCCGCCCCGATCTGGCGGGCGCGGCCCTGGCCCGGGTGAAGTCACCCACCCTGCTGATCGTCGGCAGCCGCGACCTCGCGGTGATCGGCCTGAACCGGGACGCGCTCACCCGGTTGCGAGCAGAGGCGCGGATCGAGATCATTCCCGGCGCGACCCACCTGTTCGAAGAGCCAGGCGCCCTCGAGCAGGTGGCGGACCTCGCCCGGCTGTGGTTAACCCGATACCTGGGGCGCGGTCGCGCCGCCCGGCGGGTGAGCTGAGTCGCATCGAAGGAGATCGCCGCCTCGAGGCTCCTGACGCGAAGGGAGAAAGGAAGGGCGCGATGCCAGCCAGGCGAAATGACGCCCCGAAA
This region includes:
- a CDS encoding dienelactone hydrolase family protein, translating into MIEGRDVLVAASGHALPGSLRIPDGARGVVVFAHGSGSSRHSPRNRYVASVLVETGLATLLMDLLTPREEAIDATTGRLRFDIGLLAERLIGATDWLGAERETRDLRVGYFGASTGAAAALVAAAERPDRVDAVVSRGGRPDLAGAALARVKSPTLLIVGSRDLAVIGLNRDALTRLRAEARIEIIPGATHLFEEPGALEQVADLARLWLTRYLGRGRAARRVS